Proteins from a genomic interval of Acetobacterium woodii DSM 1030:
- a CDS encoding sensor domain-containing diguanylate cyclase — MISKNLVINSIEELINWVASKEIKIQLDSAASILVQVFSSNCDPEWMLAIESNLRPMMPQAVIAGTTTMGEIAKGKLFIHTTVVAITFFDKARIQGFLRHKDKKEVDLGIAFAQKIETDCQQIAGTMLYATPNTMNVSLFLEGFSTARKGTYPVFGGGAGDYHVVQKPVIMLNGEYTSTGVLAVVFMSDDIQIDVRTYLGWQALSKEMVITESDGLWIKKIDDQPAFDVLNRYLDIQNDDEFFYNVLVFPFLFKRDGINYAMTPIEVNDEKAIKVIMNINEGESVCIGYGNPAIIIEKANDIQNWVRAFNSEAIFLYSCICRRFLLQGEVDLETIPFETIAPTAGFYTYGEIVSQGSQVMFLNATMLAVSMKEGCGKKPKLEAQIEISKTDPRDPFTSQHTRIITRLVNFIKVVTQELEEANEEARRLAEQDYLTKTNNRMKAHEFIKNEIERSKRYELEFSIIMLDMDFFKKVNDTYGHNIGDEILIYLVKLLKLEIRKIDMLSRWGGEEFLIVMPLTDKEGARITAERIRAVVELSLFPNAIKQTCSFGVASYQKGESIEMLIDRADKALYEAKLKGRNCVVTK, encoded by the coding sequence ATGATTAGTAAAAATCTTGTAATTAATTCAATTGAGGAATTAATTAATTGGGTCGCGTCAAAAGAAATAAAAATACAACTGGATTCTGCTGCCTCCATATTGGTACAAGTATTTTCGTCGAACTGTGATCCGGAATGGATGCTGGCAATTGAATCGAACCTCCGACCGATGATGCCACAAGCAGTAATTGCAGGGACAACCACCATGGGTGAGATTGCCAAAGGTAAACTATTTATTCATACAACAGTTGTTGCAATAACATTTTTTGATAAGGCTCGAATTCAGGGATTTTTGAGACATAAAGATAAAAAAGAAGTTGATTTAGGGATAGCATTTGCTCAGAAAATTGAGACAGATTGTCAGCAAATTGCCGGAACGATGCTGTACGCAACCCCGAATACCATGAATGTTTCATTATTTCTGGAAGGTTTTTCAACCGCGCGAAAGGGAACATATCCGGTATTTGGGGGTGGTGCCGGAGACTACCACGTGGTTCAAAAGCCCGTAATTATGTTAAACGGTGAGTATACATCAACAGGGGTATTGGCAGTTGTTTTTATGAGTGATGATATTCAAATTGATGTACGCACCTATCTCGGTTGGCAGGCCTTAAGTAAAGAAATGGTGATTACTGAAAGTGATGGTCTTTGGATAAAAAAAATTGATGATCAACCGGCATTTGATGTGTTAAATCGCTATTTGGATATTCAAAATGATGACGAATTTTTTTATAACGTACTGGTATTTCCATTTCTTTTTAAACGCGATGGCATCAATTATGCGATGACGCCCATAGAAGTTAATGATGAAAAGGCGATAAAAGTTATTATGAATATAAATGAAGGGGAATCAGTGTGTATCGGGTATGGCAATCCGGCGATAATCATCGAAAAAGCTAATGATATCCAAAATTGGGTTCGAGCATTTAATTCGGAAGCAATATTTTTGTATTCATGTATTTGTCGAAGATTTCTGCTTCAAGGCGAAGTGGATTTAGAAACGATTCCATTTGAAACGATCGCCCCAACAGCAGGTTTTTATACATATGGTGAAATAGTTTCTCAGGGTAGTCAGGTAATGTTTTTAAATGCAACGATGCTGGCTGTCAGCATGAAAGAAGGCTGTGGCAAAAAACCAAAACTAGAGGCCCAAATTGAGATTAGCAAAACCGATCCCCGCGATCCATTTACCAGCCAGCACACCCGGATCATTACGCGATTAGTTAATTTTATTAAGGTGGTTACTCAAGAATTAGAGGAAGCTAATGAAGAAGCTAGAAGGTTGGCGGAACAAGATTATTTGACAAAAACGAATAATCGGATGAAAGCTCATGAATTTATCAAAAACGAAATAGAACGGTCCAAGCGGTACGAGCTGGAATTTTCCATTATCATGTTAGATATGGATTTTTTTAAAAAAGTGAACGACACTTATGGACATAATATTGGTGATGAAATTCTTATCTACTTGGTTAAATTACTTAAATTGGAAATTAGAAAAATAGATATGTTAAGCCGCTGGGGCGGGGAGGAATTTCTGATTGTGATGCCTTTAACCGATAAAGAAGGGGCTCGAATTACGGCGGAAAGGATTCGTGCTGTGGTAGAATTGTCTTTGTTTCCGAATGCGATTAAGCAGACCTGCAGTTTTGGGGTTGCTTCTTATCAAAAGGGAGAATCGATTGAAATGTTAATTGATCGCGCCGACAAGGCGCTTTATGAAGCCAAACTTAAGGGGCGAAATTGCGTCGTTACCAAATAA
- a CDS encoding diguanylate cyclase domain-containing protein, which yields MNKFDDLNNMSDIDNPEFFDPTTHIISRQKFDAMLSHEIERAKETIRYLSLLIIDINAFDQYINTYGRLAADNCSHQIALALTGIFKRSGDLVAKWSNTEFICLLSDTDSIGAIKMAEKAKKTIADLNIVHAKSSADEVVTLSVGIATSILTENITSDELLQKAKQSLLAARKDS from the coding sequence ATGAATAAATTTGATGATCTAAACAATATGTCCGATATTGATAATCCTGAATTTTTTGATCCCACAACCCATATAATAAGTCGGCAAAAATTTGATGCTATGCTGAGCCACGAAATTGAACGGGCAAAAGAGACCATTCGTTATCTATCCCTTCTCATAATTGACATTAATGCCTTCGATCAATATATCAACACTTATGGTCGTCTGGCCGCTGACAACTGTTCACATCAAATTGCCTTAGCCTTAACCGGTATCTTTAAACGATCCGGCGATCTGGTCGCTAAATGGAGCAATACGGAGTTCATTTGTCTTTTAAGTGATACCGATTCTATCGGTGCAATAAAAATGGCTGAAAAAGCCAAAAAAACAATCGCAGATTTAAATATTGTCCATGCCAAATCCTCGGCTGACGAAGTTGTTACCTTATCCGTTGGCATCGCAACCTCCATTCTTACCGAGAACATTACTAGTGACGAGCTGCTTCAAAAAGCAAAGCAATCCTTGCTTGCTGCAAGAAAAGACAGCTAA
- the ltaE gene encoding low-specificity L-threonine aldolase, with protein MFIDLRSDTVTQPTKAMRDAMAKAPVGDDVYGDDPTVNQLEKLACEILGKEAAMFVPSGTFGNQVAIMTHTQRGNEILVGEDCHILIHEVGAAAVLSGVQTRTFPVNADGVDLDRLKGMIRGNDIHYPDTGLICMENAQSSGMVIPLKNMQDVYSLAQSKNIPVHIDGARIFNAAIALGVTAREIAAQGDSVNVCLSKGLCAPVGSLLLGTKSFISHARKNRKLMGGGLRQAGILAAAGIIALNEMVTRLEEDHHNAQYLANRLEEIDACHVYQDRLDINMVFFTLAESRITEETLVTYLLDKNIKISGQEDGAYRFVTNHGVTAADIDFVVDSIKTLISSLY; from the coding sequence ATGTTCATTGATCTAAGAAGTGATACCGTCACTCAGCCCACAAAAGCGATGCGCGATGCAATGGCGAAAGCCCCTGTTGGCGATGATGTCTATGGCGATGACCCTACTGTCAACCAGCTGGAAAAACTGGCGTGCGAAATACTGGGGAAAGAAGCGGCTATGTTTGTTCCCTCCGGAACGTTTGGAAATCAAGTAGCGATCATGACCCATACTCAACGGGGTAATGAAATATTAGTTGGCGAAGACTGCCATATTCTGATTCACGAAGTCGGTGCCGCCGCCGTACTTTCCGGAGTTCAAACCCGAACCTTCCCGGTTAATGCTGATGGTGTTGATCTTGACCGACTAAAAGGGATGATCCGTGGAAATGACATTCATTACCCGGATACGGGTCTGATTTGCATGGAAAATGCCCAATCATCAGGAATGGTCATTCCATTAAAAAACATGCAGGATGTTTATTCCTTAGCGCAGTCCAAAAATATTCCGGTTCATATCGATGGTGCCCGAATTTTTAATGCTGCCATCGCTCTTGGCGTGACGGCCCGAGAGATTGCGGCTCAAGGAGATTCCGTTAATGTCTGTCTCTCCAAGGGACTTTGTGCCCCGGTCGGTTCACTTTTACTCGGGACTAAAAGTTTTATCAGCCACGCTCGTAAAAACAGAAAGCTTATGGGTGGCGGTCTCCGTCAAGCTGGAATTCTTGCCGCAGCTGGGATCATTGCCTTAAATGAAATGGTTACCCGCCTGGAAGAGGATCATCATAATGCGCAATACCTTGCCAACCGTCTTGAGGAAATTGACGCTTGTCATGTTTATCAGGACCGTTTAGATATTAATATGGTCTTTTTCACGCTGGCAGAATCACGGATCACCGAGGAAACGCTAGTTACGTATCTGTTGGATAAAAATATAAAAATCAGCGGTCAAGAGGATGGAGCCTATCGATTTGTCACTAATCACGGAGTCACTGCGGCGGATATCGACTTCGTTGTTGATAGCATAAAAACGCTAATTTCATCGCTTTATTAA
- a CDS encoding type 1 glutamine amidotransferase domain-containing protein, with amino-acid sequence MKNKKIIALISNDFEDLELWYPVLRLREEGVTVDVVGAEAGKKYIGKYGVPCVSDFAFDDIDPNQYDGILVPGGWAPDALRRFPVVLEMIRNLDQRKCIIGQICHAGWVLISAGILNGIHVTSTPGIKDDMANAGAIWHDVPSIIDGHIVSSRRPPDLPEYMIDYIKVLKEQL; translated from the coding sequence ATGAAAAACAAAAAGATTATCGCATTGATTAGTAATGATTTTGAAGATCTGGAATTGTGGTACCCGGTTTTACGTCTTCGGGAAGAAGGGGTAACGGTCGATGTTGTGGGAGCCGAGGCAGGCAAAAAATATATTGGTAAATACGGTGTGCCTTGTGTTTCAGATTTTGCTTTTGATGACATTGATCCTAATCAATATGATGGAATTTTGGTACCTGGCGGTTGGGCGCCTGACGCGCTCCGTCGATTCCCGGTGGTGCTCGAGATGATTCGCAATCTGGATCAACGGAAATGCATTATAGGTCAGATCTGTCATGCTGGCTGGGTGCTTATATCAGCAGGGATTCTTAATGGCATTCATGTTACCAGCACCCCCGGAATTAAAGACGATATGGCCAATGCCGGGGCGATCTGGCATGATGTCCCCTCCATTATTGATGGACACATTGTTTCTAGTCGACGTCCGCCAGATCTGCCAGAATATATGATTGATTATATTAAGGTATTAAAAGAGCAGCTTTAA
- a CDS encoding patatin-like phospholipase family protein, with the protein MEIINNISDIALIFEGGGMRASYTAGILNNLLENKIYFDYVAGISAGSSHSINYLSRDSKRARQSFVDLVLEPEFGGWKYFFKGEGFFHSKYIYEGTSHPEGPLPFDFEKFKANPAQLRIGVFDRERGEVVYFTKDDIHEMNDLMKIIRSSSSLPIFMPPTQYKDHTYLDGGLGGGIALDVAKKDGYKKYFVVLTREKGYRKPPFKFKRAIKVYYRKYPQVVKAMLTRHYFYNQTLDELEQLQRKGQAFLVYPDQMPVSNRETDFKKLSECYKLGYVQGKRDIPKWKSFLEID; encoded by the coding sequence ATGGAAATCATCAATAATATCAGTGATATCGCGCTGATTTTCGAAGGTGGCGGCATGCGTGCGAGCTATACAGCGGGTATTTTAAACAATTTACTGGAAAATAAAATTTATTTTGACTATGTGGCGGGGATATCTGCTGGTTCAAGCCATAGTATTAATTATTTATCGCGGGATTCTAAACGAGCACGGCAATCTTTTGTTGATTTGGTGCTGGAACCGGAATTCGGAGGCTGGAAATATTTTTTTAAAGGAGAGGGTTTTTTCCACTCTAAATATATTTACGAAGGAACGTCACACCCAGAAGGTCCGCTGCCATTCGATTTTGAGAAATTCAAGGCGAACCCGGCACAATTACGGATTGGTGTTTTTGATCGGGAACGCGGTGAAGTCGTCTATTTTACAAAAGATGATATTCATGAAATGAATGATCTGATGAAGATTATCCGCTCTTCATCGTCATTACCAATTTTTATGCCGCCAACTCAGTACAAAGATCATACTTATCTGGATGGCGGATTAGGTGGCGGAATTGCTCTTGATGTTGCAAAAAAAGACGGTTATAAAAAATATTTTGTTGTTCTTACCCGAGAAAAGGGTTATCGAAAACCACCTTTTAAATTCAAACGGGCAATTAAGGTTTATTATCGCAAGTATCCCCAAGTGGTAAAAGCAATGTTGACGCGTCATTATTTCTACAATCAAACGCTTGATGAATTGGAACAACTACAACGTAAGGGGCAGGCCTTTCTGGTCTATCCGGATCAGATGCCAGTATCCAACCGGGAAACTGATTTCAAAAAATTATCTGAATGCTACAAACTCGGATATGTTCAGGGAAAACGCGATATCCCGAAGTGGAAATCCTTTCTCGAAATCGATTAA
- a CDS encoding EFR1 family ferrodoxin (N-terminal region resembles flavodoxins. C-terminal ferrodoxin region binds two 4Fe-4S clusters.) → MDFNHVNLVYFTGTGGTARVADAFERSFQNHSITVQRTELKGVIEPINLDDLLVLVFPVYAFNAPKPVGEWLKKIPQATGKPVVVISVSSGGEISPNTACRVNTIRRLEKKGYDVIYEKMLVMPSNFMIGFNESLSAMVLHATPVVVSQVVVDLIAGKRRRTWPYGIDRIASKLGYFETYGGRFFGRHLKVNDNCINCGWCEKLCPLDNIKILAGEHIFENNCVICLRCVYGCPQHAILPGLGKFILIPGGFSLHKVENRMNHLTVFPRISQVINRVSLSGVRDYLIESGCFKL, encoded by the coding sequence ATGGATTTTAATCATGTGAATCTTGTCTATTTTACGGGAACAGGAGGGACAGCTCGGGTCGCTGATGCATTTGAACGATCTTTTCAAAATCACTCAATTACCGTTCAACGGACCGAGTTAAAAGGTGTTATCGAACCGATTAATTTAGACGATCTGTTAGTCCTGGTGTTTCCGGTTTATGCATTTAATGCTCCTAAACCGGTTGGTGAGTGGTTAAAAAAAATCCCGCAGGCAACTGGAAAACCGGTAGTGGTGATTTCCGTTTCTAGTGGTGGGGAAATATCTCCCAATACGGCATGCCGGGTAAACACGATTCGGAGGCTGGAAAAAAAAGGTTATGATGTTATTTATGAAAAAATGTTAGTAATGCCTTCGAATTTTATGATTGGTTTTAATGAAAGTCTTAGTGCGATGGTGCTTCACGCGACGCCAGTAGTAGTTAGCCAAGTAGTAGTGGATTTAATAGCGGGAAAGAGGCGTCGAACATGGCCTTATGGGATCGATCGAATTGCTTCAAAACTGGGTTATTTTGAAACTTATGGGGGTCGTTTTTTTGGGAGACACCTTAAAGTAAATGATAACTGTATTAACTGTGGTTGGTGTGAAAAACTTTGCCCGTTGGATAACATAAAAATTTTGGCGGGTGAACATATCTTTGAAAATAATTGTGTGATTTGCTTGAGATGCGTTTATGGTTGTCCACAACATGCGATTCTACCGGGATTAGGGAAGTTTATTCTGATACCGGGTGGCTTTAGCTTGCATAAAGTTGAAAACCGGATGAATCATCTGACGGTTTTTCCTCGTATTAGTCAAGTGATCAATCGCGTTTCATTAAGTGGCGTTCGAGATTATCTTATCGAAAGCGGTTGTTTCAAATTATAG
- a CDS encoding aminotransferase class I/II-fold pyridoxal phosphate-dependent enzyme, which produces MKINDFELEVFFEKYEFNAPYLLAQSDCESMTIGDLLALEPGAKEAFLSHRLSYTEVCGNPELRQLIANLYTTMTSEDIIVHAGAQEVIFNYMNVLLDSGDHIICQFPTYQSLFEVADAIGAEMSQWLIESDENGWRMDLKKLEALIQPNTKLIVINSPNNPTGFTFTKEEIDEIVRIARKHDLYVFCDEVYMDLDLDRLKRPRFADCYEKGVSLGVMSKAYGLAGLRIGWSATHDQELAKRLTKMKHYTTICSSGSSEFLAIVALKHGEEILQRNITIIQDNIKYAKQFFARFPNLFEFIPPMAGPIAFVKVNVDKPIVEYCESLVAESGVLLLPGSVYGVDGPYVRMGFGRADFIDNIKQYEEFLIEKKRS; this is translated from the coding sequence ATGAAGATTAACGATTTTGAATTGGAAGTATTTTTTGAAAAATATGAGTTTAATGCGCCTTACCTGTTGGCTCAATCGGATTGTGAGTCGATGACAATTGGTGATTTGTTAGCTTTGGAGCCAGGTGCAAAAGAAGCGTTTTTAAGTCATAGATTAAGTTATACGGAAGTTTGTGGCAATCCAGAACTGCGTCAGTTGATTGCCAATTTATATACGACAATGACTTCCGAAGATATTATTGTCCATGCAGGCGCTCAAGAGGTTATTTTCAACTACATGAATGTTTTGTTAGATTCTGGTGATCATATTATTTGTCAATTTCCTACTTATCAGTCACTTTTTGAGGTTGCTGATGCCATTGGTGCTGAGATGTCGCAGTGGTTAATTGAATCAGATGAAAATGGATGGCGAATGGATTTAAAAAAACTTGAAGCGTTGATTCAGCCAAATACTAAATTGATTGTTATAAATAGCCCCAACAATCCGACGGGATTTACGTTTACAAAAGAAGAAATCGACGAGATTGTTCGTATTGCCAGGAAACACGATCTTTATGTTTTTTGTGATGAAGTGTATATGGATCTCGACTTGGATCGGTTAAAACGACCCCGGTTTGCGGATTGTTATGAAAAAGGGGTATCACTTGGGGTCATGTCAAAAGCATATGGTTTGGCTGGTCTGCGGATTGGTTGGTCGGCAACCCATGATCAGGAATTAGCCAAACGATTGACTAAAATGAAACATTACACCACGATTTGTAGCAGCGGTTCTTCGGAATTCTTGGCCATAGTCGCTTTAAAACATGGAGAGGAAATTTTACAGCGAAATATTACGATTATTCAGGATAACATTAAGTATGCAAAACAATTTTTTGCGCGTTTTCCGAATTTGTTTGAGTTCATTCCGCCAATGGCTGGTCCGATTGCGTTCGTAAAGGTAAATGTTGATAAACCGATTGTCGAATATTGCGAGTCTTTGGTTGCTGAGTCCGGTGTTTTGTTATTGCCAGGGTCGGTATATGGCGTAGATGGGCCGTATGTGAGAATGGGTTTTGGTCGGGCCGACTTTATCGATAATATAAAACAATACGAGGAATTTTTGATTGAAAAAAAGAGGTCGTAA
- a CDS encoding HD domain-containing phosphohydrolase → MVSLLELTLQLSRASDMVSPELNNHQRQVAYIAYNLGEELNFDKKKLNEVSVAGILHDVGGLSMQERISVLKFEAINPHKHARIGWLLLKDYREFAEIARIIKFHHVDWDYGAGLRYEGEVVMQESHLIHLADRIATLISHEDKIINQVDRIIKKIKSTSGRKFNPEYVQAFEQLKDKEFFWYDLESISSGRNFYKKIKFKDQNLDIDELIGITKLFARVIDFRSNFTAVHSEGVSAVAKRLAQHQGCDELTCKKIQAAGYVHDIGKLTVSKEILEKPAALTKAEFSIMKEHTYHTYVLLCQVKGLEEINEYASMHHERLDGSGYPFKLKREELSLGARIMAVADIFTALSENRPYRKGMKKEEVVEILERMAADNKIDAEVVKTLINNYHDVTEIRIKSQKKARIRYNDFAKLLV, encoded by the coding sequence ATGGTCTCATTGTTAGAGTTAACTCTTCAATTATCAAGAGCTTCTGATATGGTAAGCCCGGAACTGAATAATCATCAACGTCAAGTAGCTTATATTGCCTATAACCTAGGAGAAGAGTTGAACTTCGATAAAAAAAAACTCAATGAGGTTAGTGTGGCAGGTATCTTGCACGATGTTGGTGGTTTGAGTATGCAGGAACGGATCAGTGTTTTAAAATTTGAAGCGATCAATCCTCACAAACATGCAAGAATCGGTTGGCTGCTTTTAAAAGACTATCGGGAATTTGCGGAGATTGCCCGAATTATTAAATTTCATCATGTCGATTGGGATTATGGTGCGGGTCTTAGGTATGAGGGTGAAGTAGTCATGCAGGAAAGTCATCTTATTCATCTGGCAGATCGGATTGCTACACTAATTAGTCATGAGGATAAGATTATTAACCAGGTCGATCGAATCATTAAAAAAATAAAAAGTACTTCTGGCCGAAAATTTAATCCAGAGTATGTACAGGCCTTTGAGCAACTCAAGGATAAAGAGTTTTTCTGGTATGACCTCGAATCAATTTCTAGTGGCCGGAATTTTTATAAAAAAATAAAATTTAAAGATCAGAATCTTGACATTGATGAATTAATTGGTATTACCAAACTTTTTGCTCGTGTGATTGACTTTCGCAGTAATTTTACCGCGGTGCACAGTGAAGGAGTTTCGGCAGTGGCAAAACGATTGGCGCAACATCAAGGTTGCGACGAGCTTACTTGTAAAAAAATTCAAGCCGCGGGATATGTTCATGATATTGGAAAATTGACGGTCAGCAAAGAAATTCTGGAAAAACCGGCAGCGCTTACGAAAGCAGAATTTAGTATTATGAAAGAACATACGTATCATACATATGTTTTGTTGTGCCAAGTGAAAGGTTTGGAAGAAATTAATGAATATGCATCGATGCATCATGAAAGGTTAGATGGCAGTGGTTATCCATTTAAACTTAAACGTGAAGAGCTTTCATTAGGTGCTCGGATTATGGCCGTTGCGGATATTTTTACAGCCCTTTCAGAAAATAGGCCTTATCGTAAGGGGATGAAAAAAGAGGAAGTTGTGGAAATCCTCGAAAGAATGGCAGCTGATAATAAAATTGATGCAGAAGTAGTGAAAACGCTGATTAATAATTATCATGATGTTACAGAGATCCGTATTAAATCGCAGAAAAAAGCAAGAATTCGTTATAATGATTTTGCAAAATTATTGGTGTAA
- the pyrE gene encoding orotate phosphoribosyltransferase, protein MNQEILEILKETDAFLEGHFLLSSGKHSDQYVQCAKVLRFPDQAAKVLAPVVEQLKALEIDKVVGPAMGGVIVSYEIGRQLGKESIFTERKDGIMELRRGFEIKPGEKVIITEDVVTTGKSTIETKKVLEEMGAVVLGVACIADRRAAGVEINMPIYSAIKLEITAWDKDDCPVCQAGKIALVKPGSRGNA, encoded by the coding sequence ATGAATCAGGAAATATTAGAAATTTTAAAAGAAACAGACGCTTTTTTGGAAGGCCATTTTTTATTGTCATCAGGAAAGCATAGTGATCAATATGTGCAATGTGCAAAAGTTTTGCGTTTTCCCGATCAGGCCGCCAAAGTGTTGGCACCAGTTGTTGAACAACTAAAAGCTTTAGAAATTGATAAGGTTGTTGGACCAGCAATGGGCGGGGTCATTGTTTCTTATGAAATCGGCCGTCAGCTTGGCAAAGAATCCATTTTTACGGAACGAAAAGATGGAATTATGGAACTGCGTCGGGGTTTTGAAATCAAACCGGGTGAAAAAGTTATTATTACGGAAGATGTTGTTACGACTGGAAAATCCACCATTGAAACAAAAAAAGTATTGGAAGAAATGGGCGCCGTAGTTTTAGGCGTCGCCTGTATTGCCGACCGCCGAGCCGCCGGGGTTGAAATAAACATGCCCATTTATTCAGCCATTAAATTGGAAATTACGGCTTGGGATAAAGACGATTGCCCGGTTTGTCAAGCGGGTAAGATCGCCTTGGTAAAACCCGGTTCCAGAGGAAATGCCTAA